The Zingiber officinale cultivar Zhangliang chromosome 10A, Zo_v1.1, whole genome shotgun sequence genome contains a region encoding:
- the LOC122026545 gene encoding uncharacterized protein LOC122026545 translates to MNRWSSSSSGKVSCAGSASPWRLVSDNEKQFASWRLKEWCEGNGIQQVFTSVTYPQNNDQVEVTNREILIGLRARLDHAGGSWVDELPSVLWALHTTPKEATGMTSFHLVYGGEALVPVEVGVEFDRVQHYDEENDERRLMELDLVDEVRDKAVVRLMAYWQQMKQSYNQRVIRRSFQVGNLVWKKIKSVGNVTKLEAPWVEPYRSCKSSAWEHIIYKTKTEDGSSDL, encoded by the coding sequence ATGAACAGATGGTCATCAAGTTCGTCTGGCAAAGTATCTtgtgccggttcggcatccccctgGCGGCTCGTCTCAGACAACGAGAAGCAATTCGCCAGTTGGAGGCTCAAAGAATGGTGCGAAGGCAATGGTATCCAGCAAGTCTTCACCTCAGTGACTTACCCCCAAAACAACGACCAGGTGGAAGTCACCAATCGAGAGATTCTCATAGGATTacgagctcggctcgaccacgcaggaggcagctgggtcgacgaaCTCCCTAGCGTCTTGTGGGCCCTGCACACTACCCCAAAGGAGGCAACTGGCATGACGTCATTCCATCTAGTGTACGGAGGTGAAGCACTAGTCCCAGTGGAAGTCGGAGTGGAGTTCGATCGGGTGCAGCACTATGACGAGGAGAACGACGAGCGGAGATtgatggagctagacttggtcgacGAAGTACGAGACAAGGCtgtcgttcggctgatggcatactggcaacaaatgaagcaaagcTACAACCAGAGGGTTATCCGACGATCCTTCCAGGTCGGCAATCTAGTGTGGAAAAAGATAAAGTCGGTCGGTAACGTCACCAAACTCGAAGCTCCATGGGTGGAACCCTATAGGTCGTGCAAAAGCTCCGCTTGGGAGCATATTATTTACAAGACGAAGACGGAAGACGGCTCGAGCGACCTATAA